From Persicobacter psychrovividus, one genomic window encodes:
- a CDS encoding nitroreductase family protein has protein sequence MNNQAEMTTQTLFEELIEARRSNRVFDTEHQMPEHIVATALASALKSPNSSNMQMWEFVRVKSDDKRKAMVPICLGQSAASTASEFVVVVARPDYWKTRSEFNYEKLKNEYGESSDKFAKVKSYYKDLMPKVYRNDALGILGGLKRLMATVVGLFRPMVRELGKQDIMATIHGSNSLASMTFMYAMTAQGYDTCPLGGFDSVRLKKLLNLPSSTEITMVIACGKGTPSGIWGERHRVPYEEVVRTV, from the coding sequence ATGAATAATCAAGCAGAAATGACAACACAGACGCTTTTTGAGGAATTGATTGAAGCACGCCGATCGAATCGGGTTTTTGATACCGAGCATCAGATGCCTGAGCACATTGTTGCTACGGCATTGGCATCGGCATTGAAATCGCCTAACAGTTCGAATATGCAAATGTGGGAGTTTGTCAGGGTAAAAAGCGACGATAAACGTAAAGCAATGGTGCCTATATGTTTGGGGCAGTCGGCTGCTTCTACCGCTTCGGAATTTGTGGTGGTTGTTGCTCGTCCTGATTATTGGAAAACCCGTTCTGAGTTCAATTATGAAAAATTAAAAAATGAGTACGGGGAGTCTTCTGATAAATTTGCCAAGGTAAAATCTTACTATAAAGATTTAATGCCTAAGGTTTATCGAAATGATGCACTGGGGATTCTTGGAGGCCTCAAAAGATTAATGGCGACTGTGGTAGGATTGTTCCGTCCAATGGTTCGTGAATTGGGCAAGCAAGATATTATGGCGACCATCCACGGCTCAAATTCATTGGCGAGCATGACCTTTATGTACGCCATGACTGCTCAAGGTTATGATACTTGTCCATTGGGAGGATTTGATAGTGTGCGACTCAAGAAGTTGTTAAATCTACCTTCAAGTACTGAAATTACAATGGTGATCGCCTGTGGAAAAGGGACACCTTCAGGAATTTGGGGCGAACGCCATCGGGTGCCTTATGAAGAGGTGGTTCGCACTGTATAA